In one Vibrio sp. CB1-14 genomic region, the following are encoded:
- a CDS encoding response regulator has translation MILIVEDEPSLAQVIQDYLNHSGFESHMIGDGNEVIDWVKENQPELIILDLMLPNRDGLDIYRELRTFNDVPVMMATAKVDEIDRLVGLELGADDYICKPYSPRELVARVKNVLRRSRSQSSQETLDADKNPLLNVDQQLMKATVTDTVLPLTPAEFKLLAHFHRHPGVVFNRDQLMDRIYSDGRVVTDRTIDSHIKNLRKKIFAVNLEFDWITSIYGVGYRFEIIETSQD, from the coding sequence ATGATCCTTATCGTTGAAGACGAGCCATCGCTTGCTCAAGTTATCCAAGACTATCTTAATCACAGTGGTTTTGAATCCCACATGATTGGCGATGGAAACGAAGTGATTGATTGGGTAAAGGAAAATCAACCGGAACTGATCATTCTCGACTTAATGCTCCCGAACCGAGATGGTCTCGATATCTATCGAGAACTAAGAACCTTTAATGACGTGCCAGTCATGATGGCAACAGCAAAAGTCGACGAAATAGACCGCTTAGTTGGATTAGAGCTAGGGGCTGATGACTATATTTGCAAGCCTTACAGCCCAAGAGAGCTCGTAGCGCGCGTCAAAAATGTCCTGCGCCGCAGTCGTTCTCAATCGAGCCAAGAAACGTTGGATGCCGACAAGAATCCATTGCTGAACGTAGACCAACAATTAATGAAAGCCACCGTCACAGACACGGTTCTGCCATTGACGCCAGCTGAGTTCAAACTACTTGCTCACTTTCATCGCCACCCGGGTGTCGTATTCAATCGCGACCAACTCATGGATAGAATCTACTCTGATGGACGTGTCGTTACCGATAGAACAATTGATAGCCACATCAAAAATCTTCGTAAAAAGATCTTCGCAGTTAACTTGGAGTTCGACTGGATAACATCCATCTATGGCGTTGGGTATCGGTTTGAAATTATCGAGACAAGCCAAGATTAA
- a CDS encoding ATP-binding protein: MINSSFKVELQSYLNQEELQKVETLAKSVAGLYSDTDGWHPLQRSPRAFGSLIQQIGEMPPPKPRPGDPWRVEPDLPRVRDNSRSHSALFVPLGMRIYILDQDGESLFRRNVNQDELSKDQFFSRVPIVKEGNTIGWLAVLQSRQVSNRLAESFMYSQTANIFTATVAAFVLTLIIAFITVKYLLTPLGALHRGATEIANGNLDHRIEQIGNDELTDLISSFNLLAASLAKQKEIREQWLSDISHELRTPVAVLRGEIEALQDGIRPMETKYLEGLHAQVTTLTQLIDDLHSLSISSDSAFRTNHRNDVVLADIMDDLLARFELRFASKSLSVAKEYSSSIDTSLYVDAKLIQQVFQNLFENCFRYTNERGNIRITLQSKANELVAIIEDSAPGVPDESLPKLFDRLYRVDSSRSRASGGSGLGLAICQNIVEAHQGTIEASHSSLGGVKVVVRLPKQQ; the protein is encoded by the coding sequence ATGATCAATTCCAGTTTCAAAGTAGAATTACAAAGCTACTTGAACCAAGAAGAATTACAAAAAGTTGAAACCCTAGCAAAGAGCGTCGCAGGACTCTATTCAGATACTGATGGCTGGCATCCACTTCAGCGCTCACCCAGAGCTTTCGGGTCACTTATACAACAAATCGGCGAAATGCCACCTCCCAAACCTCGACCAGGGGATCCGTGGCGTGTTGAACCAGACTTACCTCGAGTTCGTGATAACAGTCGATCTCACTCGGCTCTTTTCGTGCCTTTAGGCATGCGTATCTACATTCTCGATCAAGATGGTGAATCGCTTTTCAGACGCAACGTTAACCAGGACGAACTAAGCAAGGATCAATTTTTTAGCCGAGTACCAATAGTAAAAGAAGGCAACACGATAGGCTGGCTAGCTGTATTACAAAGCCGCCAAGTCTCAAATAGGTTAGCTGAAAGCTTTATGTATTCTCAAACGGCCAACATTTTTACTGCGACTGTTGCTGCATTTGTTCTAACGCTAATAATTGCATTCATCACGGTTAAGTACCTGCTTACTCCTTTAGGCGCTCTGCACCGAGGAGCAACAGAAATTGCCAACGGCAACCTAGATCACCGTATTGAGCAAATCGGTAATGATGAACTGACGGATCTGATTTCCTCATTCAATCTTCTGGCCGCATCATTGGCTAAGCAAAAGGAGATTCGAGAGCAGTGGCTTTCTGATATTTCTCATGAACTTAGAACACCCGTCGCGGTGCTTAGAGGAGAAATTGAAGCACTGCAAGATGGCATCAGACCAATGGAAACCAAATACCTAGAAGGTCTGCATGCTCAGGTAACGACCCTTACACAGCTTATCGACGACTTACATTCACTGTCGATTTCCAGTGATAGTGCATTTCGAACCAACCACAGAAACGACGTCGTTCTAGCAGACATCATGGATGATTTACTTGCTCGCTTTGAACTCAGATTTGCTTCAAAAAGCTTAAGCGTAGCCAAGGAGTACTCCTCAAGTATCGATACGTCGCTGTATGTGGATGCGAAACTGATACAACAGGTATTTCAAAACCTGTTCGAGAACTGCTTTCGATACACCAATGAAAGAGGGAATATTCGTATCACTCTGCAGTCAAAAGCGAATGAACTGGTCGCTATCATCGAAGACAGCGCTCCTGGGGTACCTGATGAATCGCTGCCCAAATTGTTCGATCGCCTCTATCGCGTAGACAGTTCACGTAGTCGCGCAAGTGGTGGTTCAGGGTTAGGGTTGGCAATTTGCCAGAATATCGTCGAAGCACATCAAGGCACGATAGAGGCCAGCCATTCATCTTTAGGTGGCGTGAAAGTCGTAGTACGCTTACCAAAACAACAATAA
- a CDS encoding aldehyde dehydrogenase yields MSFDINNAKGVFATVDAAIEATHKAQIEYYVNCTKEGREAIITAMRGAVLARAEDFAKLVREETKLGRVEDKIAKHQLTAAKTPGTEILETQVWSGDNGISLGERAPYGVIGAVTPVTNPTETIVNNAISMLAGGNAVTFNVHPSSKVVSAMMIDLLNETIIAAGGPENLVTMVQEPTLETLNEIASSPLVNMLVGTGGPGLVKAILQSGKKGVGAGAGNPPVIVDASANLDLAAAGVYGGASFDNNLLCIGEKEVFVEEAVADAFLDKLEEVGAYVLTAEEAEKLTEEILTLDEFEGAKPCTAHEISRVWHPVKKHVGQDAGQILKSIGVKSDTRLAVMLVENDHPLVHVEQMMPVLPVVICKDIDEAIERAVAAERGNKHSACIYSGNIENVTKFGGRINTTIFAHNGPTLSGVGYNAEGTSTFTIAGPTGEGITNALSFTRARRFAIAQGGLRIV; encoded by the coding sequence ATGTCTTTTGATATCAATAACGCTAAAGGTGTATTCGCGACAGTGGACGCTGCGATTGAAGCAACTCACAAAGCTCAAATCGAGTACTACGTAAACTGTACCAAAGAAGGTCGCGAAGCCATCATCACCGCGATGCGTGGTGCAGTACTAGCGCGTGCAGAAGACTTTGCAAAATTAGTTCGTGAAGAGACAAAACTAGGCCGTGTTGAAGACAAAATCGCTAAGCACCAGCTGACAGCAGCAAAAACGCCAGGCACTGAGATCCTAGAAACTCAGGTTTGGTCTGGTGATAACGGTATTTCTCTTGGTGAGCGTGCACCTTACGGGGTGATTGGCGCAGTAACGCCAGTGACTAACCCAACAGAAACTATCGTTAACAACGCTATCTCTATGCTAGCAGGTGGTAACGCAGTCACGTTCAACGTTCACCCATCATCAAAAGTTGTGTCGGCGATGATGATTGACCTTCTTAACGAAACGATCATTGCAGCAGGCGGCCCAGAAAACCTAGTGACTATGGTTCAAGAGCCAACACTAGAAACGCTAAATGAAATCGCGAGCTCGCCACTAGTGAACATGCTAGTTGGTACTGGTGGTCCGGGTCTAGTTAAGGCTATCCTGCAATCTGGTAAGAAAGGTGTAGGCGCAGGTGCTGGTAACCCACCTGTTATCGTTGATGCTTCTGCAAACCTAGACTTAGCAGCTGCAGGCGTATACGGTGGTGCTTCTTTCGATAACAACCTACTTTGTATCGGTGAAAAAGAAGTATTCGTTGAAGAAGCCGTTGCAGACGCGTTCCTAGACAAGCTTGAAGAAGTTGGCGCATATGTTTTGACAGCGGAAGAAGCTGAGAAGCTAACAGAAGAAATTCTAACACTAGACGAGTTCGAAGGTGCGAAACCTTGCACTGCACACGAGATTTCTCGTGTATGGCACCCAGTTAAAAAGCACGTAGGTCAAGATGCGGGTCAAATCCTAAAGTCTATCGGCGTTAAGTCAGACACTCGCCTTGCAGTAATGTTGGTTGAGAACGACCACCCACTCGTACACGTAGAGCAAATGATGCCAGTACTACCAGTGGTTATCTGTAAAGACATCGACGAAGCGATTGAGCGTGCGGTAGCAGCTGAGCGTGGTAACAAGCACTCTGCATGTATCTACTCAGGCAACATTGAGAACGTAACTAAGTTTGGTGGCCGAATCAACACCACTATCTTCGCACACAATGGTCCAACGTTATCTGGTGTTGGCTACAACGCAGAAGGTACGTCAACGTTCACTATCGCAGGTCCAACAGGCGAAGGTATTACTAACGCACTATCGTTCACCCGTGCACGTCGCTTCGCGATTGCTCAAGGTGGCCTACGCATCGTTTAA
- a CDS encoding DUF3466 family protein → MSKVVHFPLVCTLLTYSFTSAAALYRVVEVDTSIATEANEYYSTAIAPSSSEWCFEDNCTDNQYSALGYSMNGMEGIPLDQEVAFGVDNHFYYLDYDDLYDYCDSELGYATCEAWASNRWYGDASTGIGGLENHQDAFYNASYTPLYHSFMEYDSPLDIDPDIPSGYEEMLFAVESTIDIKARTIDSAGHIIANSSSGYFDYDGYYVQPYGGRGLVFSDGKTTSLEPLANSALSFADYEGEQLMVEEMGSTIAFDSFTYPANGVDSQTYVVGSASVATFDYSDTSKYYNSLDLSGCIELEHPILSSACQHFGFATQAFIWSLADDGKTRFPASSWATSYDNYNYASAQASIRAATIVERSDSHYLGLPVLVGFNSDLADDNLIMQAAVYLPTTTDDFSVEENAWTSVFISNAKLEYDDSYYYSNSVATDINSQLIVIGETKRLGSVPEGGAAANRMFIADAGQSTPSATYFSELSQSIFFVGAGGHANAINQHNEIVGEVDAENHTEIDGPQRRRRGYIFPYNGIGSDESRITLFNSRAWWLDDLTNGGSYSDLNNAYRIVTASDINDAGVISATAIKCASGYDSTDHFATCGNGIEAETVVAVKLIPIQGATSSDIQSRSENTATVTREGGSMTLMGIFLLLAFRVVRDGWRNLIDGTPSLTL, encoded by the coding sequence GTGTCCAAAGTTGTCCACTTCCCTTTGGTTTGCACTCTGCTTACCTACTCTTTTACCAGCGCCGCAGCGCTCTATCGTGTGGTAGAGGTAGACACCTCAATTGCTACTGAAGCTAACGAATACTATTCTACGGCCATCGCACCTTCCTCATCAGAATGGTGTTTTGAAGATAATTGTACTGACAACCAATACAGTGCGCTTGGCTATAGCATGAATGGTATGGAGGGAATACCACTAGACCAAGAGGTCGCTTTTGGCGTTGATAACCACTTCTACTATCTCGATTATGATGATCTTTACGATTATTGTGACAGCGAGTTAGGCTACGCAACCTGTGAGGCATGGGCGAGCAATCGGTGGTATGGGGATGCCAGTACAGGTATTGGCGGTCTCGAAAACCATCAAGATGCATTTTACAACGCAAGCTACACACCGCTCTACCACTCCTTTATGGAATACGACTCGCCACTGGACATCGACCCTGACATCCCTTCTGGCTATGAAGAGATGCTATTTGCAGTCGAAAGCACCATCGACATAAAAGCTCGTACTATCGACTCCGCAGGCCATATCATCGCTAATAGCAGCAGCGGCTATTTTGACTATGACGGGTATTATGTACAGCCTTATGGCGGCCGTGGGCTTGTCTTTTCCGATGGAAAGACCACATCCCTAGAACCGCTTGCCAATTCAGCTCTGAGCTTTGCGGACTACGAGGGTGAGCAGTTAATGGTTGAAGAAATGGGTTCAACCATTGCCTTTGATAGCTTTACCTACCCCGCCAATGGTGTGGACAGTCAGACCTATGTTGTCGGCAGTGCCTCGGTCGCGACCTTCGATTACTCAGACACCTCAAAGTACTATAACTCACTAGATCTTAGTGGCTGTATAGAGCTTGAACATCCTATCCTATCCAGTGCTTGCCAGCACTTTGGGTTTGCGACACAAGCCTTTATCTGGTCGCTGGCCGACGATGGTAAAACTCGCTTTCCGGCCAGCTCTTGGGCCACTAGCTATGACAACTATAACTATGCATCAGCACAGGCCAGCATTCGAGCCGCAACCATTGTCGAACGCAGTGACAGTCATTATTTAGGTTTACCTGTATTGGTTGGATTCAACTCCGATCTCGCTGATGACAATCTCATCATGCAAGCTGCGGTATACTTGCCAACCACCACCGATGACTTCTCTGTTGAAGAAAACGCCTGGACATCGGTATTTATTAGCAATGCTAAACTCGAGTACGACGATAGCTATTACTACAGCAACTCTGTCGCTACAGATATTAACTCCCAGCTGATTGTTATTGGCGAAACCAAGCGTTTGGGGAGTGTACCTGAGGGTGGTGCTGCAGCAAACCGAATGTTCATTGCTGACGCGGGACAATCCACACCATCAGCGACCTATTTCAGCGAACTGTCACAGTCGATTTTCTTTGTCGGTGCTGGAGGGCATGCCAATGCAATCAACCAACATAACGAAATCGTTGGTGAAGTGGATGCTGAAAATCATACCGAAATTGATGGGCCGCAACGTCGCCGTCGAGGCTACATCTTTCCTTACAATGGCATTGGAAGCGATGAATCGCGCATAACTCTATTCAACTCACGCGCATGGTGGCTAGATGATCTCACCAATGGAGGCAGTTACAGCGACTTAAACAATGCCTATCGTATTGTCACTGCATCAGACATCAACGATGCAGGAGTGATTTCAGCGACAGCCATCAAATGCGCTTCGGGTTATGACTCCACGGATCACTTCGCCACTTGTGGCAACGGAATAGAAGCCGAAACCGTTGTCGCCGTAAAACTCATCCCTATACAGGGAGCTACCAGCAGCGATATTCAGAGCCGATCGGAAAACACCGCTACCGTTACCCGAGAAGGCGGCAGTATGACTTTAATGGGCATCTTTTTATTACTGGCATTCAGGGTCGTGCGAGATGGGTGGCGCAACCTCATTGATGGTACACCGTCACTCACACTATAA
- a CDS encoding EF-hand domain-containing protein — translation MKKFALALSALLLAGAYHPAQAQEERRKPPSFEEMDANGDGLLTKDELKGRLLDELDLLDSDGDGALSESELPEPPKRRS, via the coding sequence ATGAAGAAATTTGCTCTCGCTCTAAGCGCTTTGCTGCTTGCTGGCGCATATCACCCCGCTCAAGCTCAGGAAGAACGCCGTAAGCCGCCTTCCTTTGAAGAAATGGATGCAAACGGTGATGGGCTACTGACAAAAGATGAGCTCAAAGGCCGTTTATTGGACGAGTTGGATCTGCTTGATAGTGATGGTGATGGCGCGTTATCGGAATCGGAACTACCCGAACCACCTAAACGTCGCAGCTGA
- a CDS encoding DUF1566 domain-containing protein, translating into MSQSKLIHTSLGLNRCMFRLVKLSAEIALLGVSTHSFAQLTYTIVDTNQTECLGDSLTMGSCRSERAFGQDAQYQGYVPSYTAHGDGTVTDNNTGLVWAQTTDLNGDGKITADDKVTYDQGIAYASSLKLGGHNDWRVPTIKELYSLMLFDGEDPSGINGTGTYSIRPFIDHSVFGFESGDMDAGERLIDSQYLSSTKYVSTTMNGDETIFGVNFIDGRIKGYGATSPRGGEKTFYLLTVRGNNDYGINNLVDNRDKTVTDKATGLTWQQGDSQQGMDWFSGIQYCENLELAGKSDWRMPNIKELQSIVDYSRSPDTTSSAAIDSVFEASTIINEGQKVDYANYWSSTTHANLKNTNNAAYIAFGSSLGYINGEWIDVHGAGAQRSDPKQYNGVDYPQGHGPQGDAVRYENFVRCVTDQNTQYVQNPTKLERETKQYTLSGSATSADSQKKDGRRGRNPMANMDSNGDGKLSKSEVRGPLRNDFSRIDRNNDGFISGDEIPQRPVRK; encoded by the coding sequence ATGAGCCAATCAAAATTAATTCACACGTCTCTAGGACTTAACCGCTGCATGTTTCGTTTAGTAAAATTGTCGGCGGAAATTGCACTATTGGGTGTCAGTACACACTCGTTTGCCCAATTAACCTATACCATTGTTGATACAAACCAAACTGAATGTTTAGGCGATTCTCTAACAATGGGTTCTTGTCGAAGTGAGCGAGCGTTTGGTCAAGATGCGCAATATCAAGGGTATGTTCCCAGCTATACCGCTCATGGCGATGGCACGGTAACAGATAACAACACGGGGTTAGTGTGGGCTCAAACGACGGACCTCAATGGTGATGGAAAAATTACCGCCGACGATAAAGTCACTTACGATCAAGGTATTGCGTATGCTTCTAGTTTAAAGCTCGGTGGACACAACGATTGGCGCGTCCCAACCATTAAAGAGTTGTATTCTTTAATGTTGTTTGATGGTGAAGACCCTAGTGGCATCAATGGTACTGGCACTTACTCAATTAGGCCGTTTATCGACCACTCTGTATTTGGCTTCGAATCTGGTGATATGGACGCCGGTGAGCGGTTGATTGACTCTCAATACCTAAGCTCTACCAAATACGTATCAACGACCATGAATGGTGATGAAACGATTTTTGGCGTTAACTTCATTGATGGACGAATCAAGGGTTATGGGGCGACATCTCCAAGAGGGGGTGAAAAAACGTTTTATCTTCTGACGGTAAGAGGTAACAACGATTATGGCATCAATAACCTAGTTGATAACCGTGATAAGACAGTCACAGACAAAGCAACTGGCCTGACGTGGCAGCAAGGTGACAGCCAGCAAGGGATGGATTGGTTTAGTGGAATACAGTACTGTGAAAATCTAGAGCTTGCAGGAAAAAGCGATTGGCGAATGCCAAATATCAAAGAATTACAATCGATTGTGGACTATTCTCGCTCCCCGGATACAACCAGTAGTGCAGCTATTGATTCTGTATTTGAAGCCAGCACCATCATCAACGAAGGTCAAAAAGTCGATTACGCGAACTACTGGAGTAGCACAACACACGCGAACCTAAAGAACACTAATAATGCTGCTTATATCGCATTTGGGAGTTCTTTAGGATACATCAATGGTGAATGGATTGATGTGCACGGCGCAGGCGCTCAGCGTAGTGACCCGAAACAATACAACGGCGTCGATTATCCACAAGGACATGGTCCCCAAGGTGATGCGGTTCGTTATGAAAACTTCGTTCGTTGTGTGACCGACCAAAATACTCAGTATGTGCAAAACCCAACTAAACTAGAGCGAGAAACTAAGCAATACACGCTTTCTGGCAGTGCCACGAGTGCTGATAGTCAAAAAAAGGATGGCAGACGAGGGCGCAATCCAATGGCAAATATGGACAGTAATGGCGATGGGAAACTATCAAAGTCTGAAGTGCGGGGGCCGCTAAGAAATGACTTTTCTCGCATCGACCGTAACAACGATGGTTTTATTTCGGGAGATGAGATACCGCAACGTCCAGTTAGAAAGTAA